A stretch of DNA from Sebastes fasciatus isolate fSebFas1 chromosome 16, fSebFas1.pri, whole genome shotgun sequence:
catcatcatcatgactcAGATGATGTGATGTCGGTGGCATCAGTCTTTGTTGTGAACGATGATAATGAAGTTGGTAGAAAATATATTCAAACATtgcagctttttttgttttcctgcaTGCTGTAAACCAAATGATGGtttctttatttgtcttttctcACTACAGCTTGAAGTGCCCATTCATCATAAGAAGAGAAAAAACCTGCCTTTCAAAACCTGCGGTGCTTTTCGAAAGTCGACTCTGATTGTCTAAAACATTACTACTTACATGAGTTAttgataaatattattattatagatattgataacattcagccactagatgtcgcattttCCTTCCCCCGTTCcagtagtgtactgttcagctataaaatgagaaagtttgtgacccggcagccagcagccaacagagatctgttgaggaaataccaagcaccgcccaccagccggagcaaactttctcattttacagctaaacagcacactacaagatgcttctgaaaacattttatgcgagaaatgggcattaacgtaacataatattgattaatatttgatcagggcTTCCTAGTTTGAtggtttgatcggagtttgcgagtgattgatggctgtctccgttgaatgaacagccaataggaacgctctctctgtgaaatgacctgtgattaaagcctgaaaacagagccatgaggaggtgcagaagtctagttttctctcagaacatttgaattacaatatgctgaaaggttattatgtaattcttgcccaatgatgccaaaaatattctgcctactgcaggtttaatgtacCCCTGACATCGATAACATTAATACAAATGTGACAAACTTTTGGTGCAAAATGAGAACATCATTAATCCTTGCAatgacatgacaaaaacaagaacatAAAGACTGATTAatgacagctttagttatttTTCAGTTTGCAATTTTCCATTCCCATCCTGTCAAGTGAAAACCGTGTATTTCCAGATGatttgatgttgaatgtttttgataaactgaaggattcttaagctaaataaactatGTAAAAAGCCTCTTGcctggaaaatgcatcgtcacaaagctgttTTTCTGAGCTCATGAAAAGTTGTGGTTACATATGTTGGACAACATACACATTGGCGGTGATACAGTGTTGCAAGCACTGttcaacactgacagagttACTAAATAAGTAATGTCTAAGGCATCTATTGAGTGCAATATGTTGTACTATATATGCATTGCTACATACTTAATATGTCAAGCCTTATATTATCCTGGGGACTCTggctgttgtgtttgtttttgctgcaCTCTTCCTTCCAGAGAGTTTTGGAAGACTTCTACCTGAAACAATACAACAGATGCATAAAAGAGAAAGGTAAGATGCTTAAGAAATACACCTTTGTTATGAAGATTCTCCTGTGCCAAGTTATAACAGAGGATTGTTATGTTTAACAactatttttacactgtggtgtAAGTACTTTCACttcagtaaaatatctgaatacttcctccatcaCTGGCTGTTCACAACTAGTTTCtcctgcccccaagtggccaaaaaaatcagtttttgcAGGTTCAAGGATTATTTTAAGACCTTTACTAAGTGGTTAGCTCTATTATCGTACAGTTAATTTGGCATTGAGAACTCTCAGACAGGATATGGCTCAAAAGCCCTGCTAGTGTTGTGTTATTTTCTGGCACGTGTCTGGACTGAGACATGTTTCTATTACAACTAGCATAAGGGTGacttttttactgtttatacaTGTTTGCTTCACTGGCATTCCTGAGTGCAAAGATGTGAACGCTCTAGGCTAACTGTCTCTTTTAACTTTCGCTGTGTTATTTTAAATGGCGAAGATGATTACAAAATATTCGCTAAAAGCTGTTGATAAAGgtgtttcagttaaaaaacagtCAGGCAGTCTCACGACTCAAATAACCATGTTACAAAATGTAATTTGGTTACATAAATAAGATATAAATACATCTTTTAATCTCATTTATACATGCATATGCATACATACACAGCTTTGTTATCCTTAATGGAAAAGACTCCCACAAAATACTCATTAAACAGCTGTCAATAAATGTTGCAGTAGTTAAGCAAAAGGTACACACTGTAACAActgtcctctttaatgtgtccttgagcatgTATAATTATCTAGTACAGGGTGTGGCTATCTGGCCTGGCAGGTGATGTGAGGTGAGGGGAAGACAGAACAGTCTGTCTTTTTTCTGTTGCAGTATAAAAAGAAGTCTGCAGGACAAAGACTGTGGAGGGCACAGTTAGGATTCTGAGACTATGCAGGATTATGATGACACCACAGCTTTTCTGGGTCAGTGGGGACGTTTCCAGCAGGTTGTCTTCTTTCTGCTCTGTGCCAGCATTGTCCCCAATGGATTTGGCGCTTTCTCTGTCGTCTTCTTGACTGATATTCCCGGTCACCACTGCCTGGTTCCTGAGGTTAATCTGACCCAAGACTGGCGCAATGCTACCATCCCAAGAGAGGTAATTTAAGTTTTTATCACAgcttctggaaaaaaaaaggtagaaagtAGCAGTTTTTCATCGTTTTCTCATTATGAAAGTTACAATTTCTGCTCAAGAGTGAGAACTTTAAATATTTGTGAGTTCGGGCTTCAAGcataaaatatgctcaagtttttttgtgtgaaattactTTAGCTCTACCAGAAAGgttgatattatattttattacacttatgttgaatacttgattctgattggtcagtcatTGGTTTTACCCCTCTGGCAGACAGTTTTTCtgtcaaattattaatttcttaagtaagtggCCCCTGGATAAtctacagctagtgggtcattggtgtgaaataaaccccttacATATTACAATATTTGAATGATCAAATTTGTAGCTTTGGATTTGATGTATTTGTTCTGCATCTGCTATATAAAGAGTCGTTTATAGCGGTCTGGCTGCAGTCCAGGGTTTTATGTGAAAGTACAGGTACTTTAAGGACATAGTTGTTAACGCTTTATTGATGCATCACAATTTCAACACATTGCCATACACAGCACCATATGagataaatgtatgtttaatgTGTGAATACCAGTTCATCTAGGCCTAAATTTAGGCTGAACGCTATTGTATACCAATTATACAAAACGGCCAGTAGAGAAGGGTTGTCTGTCCAATGTATTCATGCTTCTTTGACAAGTTTCTCAAAAGATCGGCAAGAGAAGTGTGTGTATCCAGtaggcaactccggggtctgaaaagtgaagccagtacCTTAGAatttcattctttctaatagccagcagggggcgactcctccggttgcaaaaagaagtctgattgtatagaggtctatgagaaaatgagcctacctctcacttgatttattacctcagtaaacattgtaaacatgagtttatggtctcaaagGCTAGTTTCAGCAGGCACcctcattaaaaaaatgttttaactaTATTCAAGATCAGATTGGTTTTAGAAAGGCACATATAATTCAGTTTATTAGGGTTATTAGCCTAGCAAGCTAACATGTTGGTTAATGTTAGCATGTTTATTTCAGTAGTATTGTTTCATCATCATATACTGACGGGAGAGCAACGCATACACAATACAGGGATAGGTTCATTGTTTAAGAAATGTTTCCAATAACACTAATAAAGTTTGTGTCATTGTTACtgtgaggaggtggatgggaaACAGGAGCTGAGCAGATGCAGCAGGTACAGGCTGGATGTGGTCAGAAATCTCTCTGCTCAGGGATTAATTCCTGGCAGAGACGTCAACCTCACTGACCTGGAGCAGGAGGGCTGTGTGGACGGGTGGATCTACAGCAAAGACATCTACCAGTCCACCATAGTCTCTGAGGTGAGGGTGTACATCTACTAATATGTGAGTGTTTAAGCTGCACTATAGTTTTAGCATCAGTAGTAGTAACTGAGTTATAATTAGTCATTAAACTTGACTGGAACACATCATGCTCTCTGTGAATAGAAAGATAATTGTCCAACTGTATGTATACAACTTTTGTATTTTGCTCAGGAAGGTTTGTACTTTAGCCAACTCTCTAAATGAAAACCAATCAGTCAGTGAAAATGTGTTCATCATATTTAAcggcagcaacaccacaggccaaGCATTCAGCCCGatctgaacaggcatgttttgaatGGGCACTGCACTAATGTATTAAATAGGTGACGAGTTAGACAGTGATTTCTTTATAGTGTATTGGTGTGAAGAAGGGCCAGTGGTATTCTTATAAGAAATTTCTTTATCAAATACTTAATTCTTGAGGGAACTCATGTGGAAACTGAATGAATTATCATACTAAAGGTGGAAATACTAATGAAGAGTTAATTTCCTGTTTAAACAAATTAACTGGATAATTGGAAGAAGATAACATTTTCCCAGTTTGCGCTGTTTAAAGGATATGTATGTTTTGTGTTGGAATTTCTGATACACAAGTTAACTCAATAGGAAGGAAGAGGCCCCGGAGCTGTTGATGTCTTAcacagaaggtttattgaagcttgatcaaggaacaattgtcaggtctccaccatTGAagtgctctctgcgtgaaggcctcacaactctgcccttcctccctggtgctcagtgttttacccttatcatgttttgacttactcggttcctctggcatctctgaccctggttgccccagCGACTGGCTCTATGGTCCTTAATACAGACACAGCTGatcagataacggtggctcccctagacaggactccaacccaataatgtcagcagagggacactctgagaaACACTCTGACCCTACCAAGgagagaggaattgatggaaaattccatcacatgTTTAagccgtttttttgttttgttttgttttgttttttgcaacgaTGGAGAATGTTTCTACCAAAATGAAATCAATTCAAACAGCTGGTAAACAAAGTTGCACGTGGCTGCTCAATATAGCATCAAGCAGCAAAAAATCCATGTTTTATCTCAAAAGTTAAGACCAGTccatgtatttcattgtttaatTGTTCATGTATGGATATTCCAGTTTGACCTGGTGTGCAGTGATCAGTGGAAGCAGCCGTTCACTTCCACAGTTTTCTTTGTTGGAGTTCTTGTTGGATCCTTCTTGTCAGGGCAGATCTCAGACAGGTACTGAAAACACCATCtcacaataaaataatttatttttgttacattgCGTGGTGTTTTGTTATGTAATGCTGCATTACATATTGTTATGATCTCTGACCCTAAGGTTATAgagtagataaaaaaaaaacattgccctttttgttcagtatgttctttgtacttttgccttgttttaaatcttatttttatttgctctaatttttattttgtttgactTCTCACTCTAGGTTTGGAAGAAAGCCTGTTCTCTTTGCCACCATGGCAGTTCAGACAATTTTGACGTTTGCTCAAATCTTTTCACCTACATGGACAGTGTTCtccatcctcatcttcatcaatGGTTTGGGACAGGTCTCCAACTACATATCTGGTTTTGTACTGGGTAAATATGAACATGTCATGCTTTAGTAACGACAAATAATACTTTTAGTGATTTTGATTAATATACATATGTTGTGTGTATTGTACCTGTCTTGTATCACTATTTATCACTAAGATCATCACTTATTACCTGCACCTTTGTCatgcatttctctctctcactctttttgTGCAGGCACTGAGATCTTGACTGGGAATGTACGGGTCATCTTCTCGTCTATGGGTGTGACTCTGGGCTTTGCCATTGGCTACATGATGCTGCCTCTCTTTGCTTACTTTTTACGGGACTGGAAATCTCTCTTGTTGGGTATCTCTCTGCCTGGCCTGCTCTACATCCCTCTCTGGTGGTAGGTTGTACTCATAACAAGAAAATGTATTCATGGAAAGTTTTCCTTACCATGCACCATAATTGTCATGATTTTACTCTTGTGAGgagacaaaataataatttggcTCTTTCACTAGAGGAATATTCTAACTTGCATTCACCCTCTTTGTTGCTTTATCTTTTAAGCCCCTCTGATCCAGCCTGAACCTTTTTTTACTCTGTTGAATATTGAGGCAGGCTCATCCCAGAGTCTCCTCGTTGGTTACTCTCTCAGGGAAGAGTGGAGGAGGCCGACACCATAGTGAGAAAGGCTGCTAAGATGAACAAAGTCGAGGCTCCACGGGTCATCTTTGAAGATTACAGTGTACTTGTAAGTCTGCCTTGACTGAAAACATGCAGGATTAGACACAGgagaaaatgtgtgtgcttGAGGACACATATTGTCAGTACAATTTACCCTGTAGGAAATAAtgtccgtaccaaatttcatggcaatccatccagaagctgttgagatatttcattctgaaccaaagtggtggactgactcgctaaaacacaacaaactacTGGTGTAACTGAGGTTTTGTATCTTGCAGGTTGAGACAAAGAAGGGACACAACAATGTCTTCGACATGCTGAGGACAAAAAACAATCGAAACACAACCATTATTTTGTGCCTGGTGTGGTGAGTATCCAATACAATTCGATTTTAGGCATATAAATTACAGTTGgtcatgtatactgtataatctAACACCACCACACACTACAGTCAGTCATTACAAAATTCTCTCTGAAACTGGGAGTTTGACTCCTGGTAACGAAATCTCCTGCTTAGTTATGCATTCAATGAACACAGTTGGCAGTATTCATGGGTTGGAAGCCAGTGAGTGTTCATGTCCTTTCACTGAACTCGCAATTCCTACTAGTTGGTCCCAAATTTCCCAGTGAAGCTCCTTATTGGGTGAAAAGAAGCAACTGGAGAGTGTAAAGACAGTATCAAGGGgcgtaaatatatataaactggaaaaacaaagttcggaaacttgtgtttggttgattatttctctgttgtatcaatgctaattggcattgtattttacatcgttggaaagcctgtttatttaccttcacaatgatgtccaacttgtaaggatcacgcatttgtgggatgagcagcacagctgattatgtgggtagcgcacaagaaaaatttgccaaaatgctctgctcaatggtaaacagtgtattctcataaggctaccaggaagcctgcaataactgcccttcaccgtcaggcccgtttgcgctggtgtcgacaacacagacaatggaaccttaacatgtgggggaatgtcatgttcagtgatgagtccaggttctgtctgccaaagttggatggcaggatcaaagtatggagacgacgcggagaacgctatgctgattgttgaaccgatggagtaacagcttttggttggggcagtgtcatggtgtgggggggcatctccctcactggtaaaacaaggcttgtcatcattgaagagcatctcaatgcagggagacatcgggatgagattctgcagccagtggcgatcccatatctccacaatctgggacctaacttcatcctccaagatgacaacgctcgcccccacagagccagggttatcacagactacctccaagatgtgggagtagagagaatggaacggcctgccaagagtccagacctcaacccaattcaacacttgtaggatcagcttgggcgtgctgtacatgTTAGactgaccaacacaaccacgctgactgacctgcaacgaatcctggttgaggaatggaacgccatcccacagcaacgtgtgaccaggttggtgaccagcattaggaggaggtgccaggctgttgtggctgcgtatggatcttccaccgctactgaggctcctgacggtgtattaaattaataaagtgtaaaattgccaatatgtcttgtttgttccttgttactgatagagagttcaatcatccaatccaccaaacaactcaaaacaagagtcaataccaacaggagaatacactgtttaccattgacggagcattttggcaaatttttcttgggcgctacccacataatcagctgtgctgctcatcccacaaatgcatgatccttacaagttggacatcattgcgaaggtaaataaagaggctttccaacgatgtaaaatacaatgaccattagcattgtaacaacagagaaataatccaccaaacacaagtttccgaactttgtttttccagtatatatagaGTCCAATGTGTATCATAGAGTCCAAtagagggcggagcctgtgtgagttagaacgAAGGTTATGATATTGCAACCCTAGTCCTACGCCGCTCGCTAAAGAGGGTGTAACGTAGCAGACAGCGATGTGTGCTGCCTTATATACTGTGGGGTCCGCACACATTCAGGTAGGCACGTCCTGATTGTCCGGTTATGCTTATGCAGATTTTCACTGGGCGAGTGTGTGCTCGTGATTGGAGGATAGTATTatccatagagtccagtagagggcttcgcctgtgcttatagaactaggggttacaatattgtaaccttCGTTTTGGTAATGAGTAGTGTTCTGGGTAATAATTTGCAGGGCTATTGTACTGGATTGATGATTGCCAGGTGTATCAAATAAAGTGGTTACTTAGAGTATTCTTCTAAATTTTTATGATTAAGAAATAGAATGAATTTTAAATTCTGCGTACCTGCATACCTACTGTGTCCTATATCTTGCATGCTAAGCTATTCCATCTTGATGGCAAtgaagagtaaataaaagtCCTGAATCAGATAGTCTTGGTTTGCAGCTGGAGCTACTGTACGTTATGTTAAATGCCGTTTCAATGCAAATTTCCATTCAAACATCTCTGTTGtctgtatctctctctatctcttcccAGGTTCACTCTGAGTATTGGATACTATGGCCTGTCCCTGAACACATCCAGACTTCATGCTAATCCCTATATCAGCTGCTTCATCTCAGCAGCTATAGAGGTACCAGCATACATTTCCTGCTGGCTGGCACTGCGATACCTTCCACGACGACTGTCTGTCATCTGTATCTTGCTCTTTGCAGGACTGTCGCTGTACTTCATTCAACTGGTGCCTCAACGTAAGCAGTGTCATGACGTGATGTGGCATCACAGTACTGTCATATTTCCATGCAAATATATTTAGGCCTTAAAAGAGTGCTCCGCAGTTTCAGCATTGCACTCCTATAACACTGCCAGACTCCCAatggacagtttaaaaaaaagagactaTTTTGCGATGAGATCATACCAGCTGGGGCCAATGGGCCACATGCTATCGCGGCTGGTAAAGATTGATGCAGCAGTTCGGGTTCGTTATACCAGTAGCAGCTGATACTGTAGCATTGAGACactagcctcaagcagagatgtgGAGCAGGATAAAGAGGTCTGgtaagctcacttctttctaacccccaaatttgttcattttcaaatttgttgtttttaagtcCCAGCTATTGCTGACTGGAGGGACATCACTTGAGGCTTTCaagcagctccctctggagctacaaaaggctttataaatcttttttcacatatgcagtagtaCTTCCCAAGAACtgcaaacagactttgatgtgtaaaatggaTGGAATTCCCCTTCAAGACAGCTTCTGATGTTAAAGAATTGTTACCAATATGAGGATGCTTAAAGAAAGCTTTGGAGTGTCTTAAATTAATCAGAGGAGAAAATGGCCACATGAAGTGAAGGCAGGGGTcacttctgtggtagttcccgctacagtaggtgtctccaagaacacattttgacacacacacacacacagactcacaaggtgagaacaataccagcgtcgctATCGCAGCTGGCAAAAAACTCTAAACTCTCAGTTACATGCATTTAATCTGCTGCAGAGTGGATCATTCAGGGAACCATTTTCTTTTTAGTTCCATTCTGTTTTTAGACAAATCATTTATTACGTTTCAGGTTTACCAGATCTGTCTGTTGCTCTGGAGATGCTGGGTAAATTTAGTATTACCTCCGGTGCATCCCTGATGTATGCCTACACAGCAGAGATTTACCCAACAGCGCTCAGGAACACAGCGACGGGGACATGCACTATGGTTTCCAGAGTGGGCAGCTCCATCGCACCTTTTTTGTTGCAACTGAGTGAGTAAACTGgtctttaataataattattagcATTTGACCTGGGTTCATATGATTTCACCTATTTGTAGTTTGGATGCTCTGATGaattcacatacagtaaatgtttacagcacacatacacaggacCAAGGAACTCCCTCTCTAATTTCCCCTTCTCCTTGTACAGGTGAATACTTTAAGTACCTGCCTTATATTCTACTGGGGACTCTGGCTGTTGTGTCCGCCTTTGCTGCTCTCTTCCTGCCAGAGAGTTTTGGACGACCTCTACCTCAAACTATTCAACAGATGCATAAGAGAGAAAGGTAGGTTCCATAAGAAGTACAATatgattataatattattagtatttaaaGCCCCTATGTGTAGATTGGTATTTGGCAACTCCTAGAGGTAGtaacaaaaaagacaattatCATTTAGCTTTTCACTcttaaattaatttacaaactcTAAACATATCATCCATCAAAATGTCTATAATTGCTCAGTTGTGTTCTTTATGTGTTTGCGAGTTTGTGTGTTAGTCCTCATATGGACTGTCCTGGCTCCTGCCCAGTTTGTTTGGATAATTGTTTCTATGCGTGAGAAATACTCACCGTAGCTGAACAACCATTCCAGTTATAGTACTTAAACAAACTATTGCTactgaaaaacattaaataaaataaaataaaataaaatatattgctTTTCATGTGTACCTGATGGTAATCCCCAAACAGACCTACTTGATACCGGTTGTTCAGGCAAGAAAATAGCAATGGAAAAATGTCGCTGATTATTCCTTTAATAAAACAACCCAAACTGATccacctcatcatcatcatcatcatgactcAGATGATGTGATGTCGGTGGCATCAGTCTTTGTTGTGAACGATGATAATGAAGTTGGTAGAAAATATATTCAAACATtgcagctttttttgttttcctgcaTGCTGTAAACCAAATGATGGtttctttatttgtcttttctcACTACAGCTTGAAGTGCCCATTCATCATAAGAAGAGAAAAAACCTGCCTTTCAAAACCTGCGGTGCTTTTCGAAAGTCGACTCTGATTGTCTAAAACATTACTACTTACATGAGTTAttgataaatattattattatagatattgataacattcagccactagatgtcgcattttCCTTCCCCCGTTCcagtagtgtactgttcagctgtaaaatgagaaagtgtgtgacccggcagccagcagccaacagagatctgttgaggaaataccaagcaccgcccaccagccggagcaaactttctcattttacagctaaacagcacactacaagatgcttctgaaaacattttatgcgagaaataggcattaacgtaacataatattgattaatatttgatcagggcttcctagtttgactgtttaatcggagtttacgagtgattgacggc
This window harbors:
- the LOC141753055 gene encoding organic cation/carnitine transporter 2-like, producing the protein MQDYDDTTAFLGQWGRFQQVVFFLLCASIVPNGFGAFSVVFLTDIPGHHCLVPEVNLTQDWRNATIPREEVDGKQELSRCSRYRLDVVRNLSAQGLIPGRDVNLTDLEQEGCVDGWIYSKDIYQSTIVSEFDLVCSDQWKQPFTSTVFFVGVLVGSFLSGQISDRFGRKPVLFATMAVQTILTFAQIFSPTWTVFSILIFINGLGQVSNYISGFVLGTEILTGNVRVIFSSMGVTLGFAIGYMMLPLFAYFLRDWKSLLLGISLPGLLYIPLWWLIPESPRWLLSQGRVEEADTIVRKAAKMNKVEAPRVIFEDYSVLVETKKGHNNVFDMLRTKNNRNTTIILCLVWFTLSIGYYGLSLNTSRLHANPYISCFISAAIEVPAYISCWLALRYLPRRLSVICILLFAGLSLYFIQLVPQREYFKYLPYILLGTLAVVSAFAALFLPESFGRPLPQTIQQMHKRER